From Pandoraea norimbergensis, the proteins below share one genomic window:
- a CDS encoding DUF1835 domain-containing protein encodes MNTIHVVCGDVAAQQLRAAMSQALRADPVLVLRDDLAVGPLREIDENERQRAAFWQRVVPSAGRDYAGELREELASLQRLVEGDNAVVCWHGDSASDQLTLRRVAFMLRNTPARLNEIVLRATDLAPSAQTATAQDANRRTSVGMYAPEVLAERFARIAPISLLRIGRLSLEWRALKQVNTQVRRWVHNTFEGATFAEIDDQILDRAPVTWMPMAAFLGEMMPRVEGFFATDSFLLWRCRELGAAGRLALRGDTTVPAACDLRLE; translated from the coding sequence ATGAATACCATCCATGTCGTCTGTGGCGATGTCGCCGCGCAGCAGTTACGCGCGGCGATGTCGCAAGCGCTTCGCGCCGACCCTGTCCTTGTCTTGCGTGACGATCTGGCCGTTGGCCCGTTGCGCGAAATCGACGAGAACGAGCGGCAACGCGCCGCCTTCTGGCAACGTGTCGTCCCCTCCGCCGGCCGCGATTATGCGGGTGAGCTGCGCGAGGAACTGGCATCGCTGCAACGGTTGGTCGAAGGCGACAACGCGGTGGTTTGCTGGCACGGCGACAGTGCGTCCGATCAGCTCACGTTGCGGCGCGTGGCGTTCATGCTGCGCAACACCCCCGCGCGACTGAATGAAATCGTGCTGCGCGCCACCGATCTGGCCCCGTCAGCCCAGACGGCGACGGCACAGGATGCCAATCGCCGCACCAGCGTCGGCATGTATGCCCCGGAAGTGCTGGCCGAGCGCTTCGCCCGTATCGCCCCGATTTCGCTGCTTCGGATCGGCCGGCTGTCACTGGAATGGCGGGCGCTCAAGCAAGTGAATACCCAAGTGCGCCGCTGGGTGCACAACACCTTCGAAGGCGCGACGTTTGCCGAGATCGACGATCAGATTCTCGATCGGGCACCGGTGACGTGGATGCCGATGGCCGCGTTTCTCGGTGAAATGATGCCGCGCGTGGAAGGTTTTTTCGCGACCGACAGTTTTCTGCTCTGGCGCTGCCGCGAACTCGGTGCGGCGGGCCGGCTCGCGTTGCGCGGCGACACCACCGTGCCCGCAGCGTGCGATCTACGACTGGAGTAA
- a CDS encoding TetR/AcrR family transcriptional regulator: protein MARTKAPDHESQREQILDVAAEAFARASYPSTSMSELAAACGTSKARLYHYYASKDAILFDLLDRYTQRLMLIVTEVEALGQRRGLSERETFHELIRAFLDEYETSQTRHIALLNDVKFLNDEQREVVLNRQRDVVGAFSRQLSRAFPERVGKPNQTALTMMLFGMINWTFTWLKPGGRMRYRDFADEVIGVLEHGLAQPLPETADPAGTATSGAAQA from the coding sequence ATGGCACGTACCAAGGCGCCCGACCACGAGTCGCAGCGCGAACAGATTCTCGATGTCGCCGCCGAGGCCTTTGCCCGCGCGAGCTATCCCAGCACGTCGATGTCGGAACTGGCCGCCGCCTGCGGCACGTCGAAAGCCCGTCTCTATCACTACTACGCAAGCAAGGACGCCATCCTGTTCGACCTGCTCGACCGCTACACGCAGCGGCTGATGCTGATCGTCACGGAAGTCGAAGCCCTTGGCCAGCGGCGCGGGCTCTCCGAGCGCGAAACGTTTCATGAACTGATCCGGGCGTTTCTCGACGAGTACGAGACCTCGCAGACGCGCCACATCGCGCTGCTCAACGACGTCAAATTCCTCAACGACGAACAACGCGAAGTGGTGCTCAACCGCCAGCGCGATGTGGTCGGCGCGTTCTCCCGTCAGCTCTCGCGCGCATTCCCTGAGCGCGTGGGCAAGCCCAACCAGACGGCGCTCACGATGATGCTGTTCGGCATGATCAACTGGACCTTCACGTGGCTCAAGCCGGGCGGGCGCATGCGCTACCGCGACTTCGCCGATGAGGTGATCGGTGTGCTCGAACACGGACTCGCCCAACCGCTCCCCGAGACGGCCGACCCGGCGGGCACCGCGACATCGGGCGCCGCGCAGGCCTGA
- a CDS encoding GNAT family N-acetyltransferase, which produces MTAPNHTPDVAHATVAANERSSVLIRELTSGDIHRLQRHFLALGEEDRLLRFGQAVTDDVITRYVASLDFSRDSLLGVYDDNLALVAVAHVAQLPEGKNGRVAEFGVSVLESARGRGIGSRLFERASIHCRNKRVDTLYMHCLSRNARMMRIAKKAGMEINYAYGEADGYLSLPPADTQSMLSEMMQDQVAAFDYAIKRQVRNARRLLGAILPKAA; this is translated from the coding sequence ATGACTGCCCCGAACCACACGCCCGACGTCGCCCACGCGACGGTTGCCGCTAACGAGCGGTCGAGCGTGCTGATTCGTGAGCTGACCTCGGGCGATATTCACCGCCTGCAACGCCACTTTCTGGCGCTGGGCGAAGAAGACCGCCTGCTGCGTTTCGGTCAGGCCGTCACCGACGACGTGATTACCCGCTACGTCGCCAGCCTCGACTTCTCGCGTGACAGCCTGCTCGGCGTCTACGACGACAATCTGGCGCTGGTCGCGGTCGCCCACGTGGCACAACTCCCCGAAGGCAAAAACGGCCGCGTTGCCGAATTCGGCGTCTCGGTGCTCGAATCGGCCCGTGGCCGTGGCATCGGCTCGCGTCTGTTCGAACGTGCGTCCATCCACTGCCGCAACAAGCGCGTCGATACGCTGTACATGCACTGCCTGTCGCGCAATGCCCGCATGATGCGCATCGCGAAGAAGGCCGGCATGGAAATCAACTACGCTTACGGCGAAGCCGACGGTTACCTCAGCCTGCCGCCCGCCGATACGCAGTCGATGCTCTCGGAAATGATGCAGGATCAGGTCGCCGCCTTCGATTACGCCATCAAGCGTCAGGTGCGTAACGCGCGACGTCTGCTCGGCGCCATCCTGCCGAAGGCTGCTTGA
- a CDS encoding Lrp/AsnC family transcriptional regulator: MPKLELDKIDRRILGLLQSNGRLSNLEIAEQVRLSPSPCLRRIRRLEEAGVIRGYVALLEPTRLGLGLLAYVNVRLDKRHPGDGDGGTVNEHFRDVVDTWPEVVGCYAMAGDMDYLLRVHVGDMTHFSRFMQKQLLMHPSVVDVKTSFVLDQLKETTALPLP; the protein is encoded by the coding sequence GTGCCAAAACTCGAATTGGATAAAATCGACCGCCGGATTCTCGGATTGCTGCAAAGCAATGGCCGACTATCCAACCTCGAAATCGCCGAACAGGTGCGGCTCTCGCCGAGCCCTTGCCTGCGTCGTATCCGGCGTCTGGAAGAGGCCGGCGTCATCCGTGGCTACGTTGCCCTGCTGGAACCCACACGGCTGGGGCTCGGCCTGCTGGCTTACGTCAACGTGCGTCTCGACAAACGGCACCCCGGTGACGGAGACGGCGGCACGGTCAACGAGCACTTCCGCGACGTGGTCGATACGTGGCCCGAGGTCGTCGGTTGCTACGCGATGGCCGGCGACATGGACTACCTGCTGCGCGTGCACGTCGGCGACATGACGCACTTTTCGCGTTTCATGCAAAAGCAACTGCTTATGCACCCCAGCGTGGTCGATGTGAAAACCAGCTTCGTCCTTGATCAGCTCAAGGAAACGACGGCGTTACCGCTGCCCTGA
- a CDS encoding indolepyruvate ferredoxin oxidoreductase family protein — MNAPVNPSLLAALESVTLDDKYTLERGRAYMSGIQALVRLPMLQQARDAAAGLNTAGYISGYRGSPLGGLDLSLWKAKQHLAGHNIVFQPGLNEDLAATAVWGSQQVNLYPAKFDGVFSMWYGKGPGVDRSMDVLKHGNSAGSSKHGGVLVLAGDDHAAKSSTLAHQSEHVFKAAGIPVLYPSNVQEYLDYGLHGWAMSRYSGLWVAMKCVTDVVESSASVMIDPHNVDIRLPNDFIMPPDGLNIRWPDPPLVQEARMIDHKWYAALAYVRANKLDRVTIDSDNARFGIMTGGKAYLDVCQALADLGLDEATCQRIGIRLYKVGCVWPLEAQGARAFAQGLQEILVVEEKRQILEYQIKEELYNWRDDVRPRVYGKFDEKDGAGGEWSVPMANWLLPAHYELSPALIAKAIATRLEKFELPSDVRDRINTRLKVIEAKEQALAKPRVAAERKPWFCSGCPHNTSTNVPEGSRAIAGIGCHYMTVWMDRKTDTFSQMGGEGVPWIGQAPFSCDEHIFANLGDGTYFHSGLLAIRAAISSKVNITYKILYNDAVAMTGGQPVDGTLSVPQIVAQVAAEGAEKIVIVTDEPEKYEGVKLVGDVPIYHRSELDRVQRELRLVKGTTILVYDQTCATEKRRRRKRGAYPDPAKRVVINEAVCEGCGDCSVKSNCLSVEPLETEFGTKRQINQSTCNKDFSCVNGFCPSFVTVEGGQLRKPKTAKVDNEGLPPLPEPALPQITRPYGILVTGVGGTGVVTIGGLLGMAAHLENKGVTTLDVTGLAQKGGAVTSHVQIALQPDDIHATRIAMGDARVVIGCDAITTATDDTLSRVQHGVTNIVVNSAHTPTADFIRNPNWRFPGSSTENDIRAAAGDNVDFVDANHLALRLLGDTIYTNPFVLGFAWQKGWVPLSYAALTRAIELNGVSIEKNKQAFEWGRRAAHDLASVRKLAQQGETPESSAAGGKLITLHSPKALDALIQRRYDQLVAYQDRAYAERFKQTVDRVRTAESAIDNGASQMPLTEAVARALYKLMAYKDEYEVARLYTDPAFMKKLNEQFEGDFSVHFHLAPPSLAKHDDKGHLIKKSYGPWMMKAFGVLAKFKGLRGGAFDIFGRTEERRTERALIGEYEALVNELISHLNERNTSLAVQLAELPQEIRGYGHVKDQNLAATRIKWTKLLTQFRDGNAHRVAA; from the coding sequence ATGAACGCCCCCGTCAATCCGAGCTTGCTGGCCGCGCTGGAGTCGGTCACGCTCGACGACAAATACACGCTCGAGCGCGGTCGCGCTTACATGAGCGGCATTCAAGCCCTAGTCCGACTACCGATGTTGCAGCAGGCCCGCGATGCGGCGGCCGGGCTCAACACCGCCGGTTATATTTCGGGCTATCGCGGCTCGCCGCTCGGCGGTCTGGATCTGTCGCTATGGAAGGCCAAGCAGCACCTCGCCGGCCATAACATCGTCTTTCAGCCCGGTCTGAACGAAGACCTCGCGGCCACCGCCGTCTGGGGCTCTCAACAAGTCAATCTGTATCCCGCCAAGTTCGATGGCGTGTTTTCCATGTGGTACGGCAAGGGGCCCGGCGTCGACCGCTCCATGGACGTGCTCAAACACGGCAACTCGGCAGGCTCGTCGAAACACGGTGGCGTACTGGTCCTGGCCGGTGACGACCACGCGGCCAAATCCTCCACGCTCGCGCACCAGTCCGAACACGTCTTCAAGGCAGCCGGTATCCCCGTGCTGTATCCGTCGAACGTGCAGGAGTATCTCGACTACGGTCTGCACGGCTGGGCAATGAGCCGCTACTCGGGTCTGTGGGTCGCGATGAAGTGCGTGACGGACGTGGTCGAATCGTCGGCCTCGGTGATGATCGATCCGCACAACGTCGACATCCGCCTGCCGAACGACTTCATCATGCCGCCCGACGGCCTGAACATCCGCTGGCCCGATCCGCCGCTGGTGCAGGAAGCGCGGATGATCGACCACAAGTGGTACGCCGCCCTCGCCTACGTGCGCGCCAACAAGCTCGACCGCGTGACGATCGATTCCGACAATGCGCGCTTCGGCATCATGACCGGCGGCAAGGCGTATCTCGACGTATGTCAGGCACTTGCCGATCTGGGGCTCGACGAAGCCACGTGCCAGCGCATCGGCATTCGTCTGTACAAAGTGGGCTGTGTGTGGCCGCTCGAAGCGCAGGGTGCGCGCGCGTTTGCACAGGGCTTGCAGGAAATTCTCGTGGTCGAGGAAAAGCGTCAGATCCTCGAATATCAGATCAAAGAAGAACTGTACAACTGGCGTGACGACGTGCGCCCGCGCGTGTACGGCAAGTTCGACGAGAAGGACGGTGCAGGCGGCGAATGGTCGGTGCCGATGGCCAACTGGCTGCTGCCCGCGCACTACGAACTCTCGCCCGCATTGATCGCGAAGGCAATTGCCACGCGTCTGGAAAAATTCGAGTTGCCGAGCGACGTGCGCGATCGCATCAACACGCGCCTGAAGGTGATCGAAGCCAAGGAGCAAGCGCTCGCCAAGCCGCGCGTCGCTGCTGAGCGCAAGCCATGGTTCTGCTCGGGCTGCCCGCACAACACCTCGACGAATGTGCCGGAAGGCTCGCGCGCCATCGCAGGCATCGGCTGTCACTACATGACCGTGTGGATGGACCGCAAGACCGACACCTTCTCGCAGATGGGTGGCGAAGGGGTGCCCTGGATCGGTCAGGCGCCGTTCTCGTGCGACGAACACATCTTCGCGAATCTTGGCGACGGCACCTACTTCCACTCGGGGCTGCTCGCGATTCGCGCGGCGATCTCGTCGAAGGTCAACATCACCTACAAGATTCTCTACAACGACGCCGTTGCGATGACGGGCGGCCAGCCGGTCGACGGCACGTTGAGCGTGCCGCAGATCGTGGCGCAGGTGGCCGCGGAAGGTGCCGAGAAGATCGTCATCGTGACCGATGAGCCTGAGAAGTACGAGGGCGTGAAGTTGGTTGGCGATGTGCCCATCTACCATCGCAGCGAACTCGATCGCGTGCAGCGCGAACTGCGGCTGGTCAAGGGCACGACGATTCTCGTCTACGACCAGACGTGTGCCACCGAGAAGCGCCGCCGCCGCAAACGCGGCGCGTATCCCGATCCGGCCAAGCGTGTCGTGATCAACGAGGCGGTCTGCGAAGGCTGCGGCGATTGCTCGGTGAAGTCGAACTGTCTGTCGGTCGAGCCGCTCGAAACGGAATTCGGCACGAAGCGTCAGATCAACCAGTCGACCTGCAACAAGGACTTCTCGTGCGTGAACGGTTTCTGCCCGAGCTTCGTGACGGTGGAAGGCGGACAGCTGCGCAAGCCCAAGACGGCCAAGGTCGATAACGAAGGTCTGCCGCCGCTGCCCGAACCCGCGCTCCCGCAGATCACGCGTCCGTATGGCATTCTCGTCACGGGCGTGGGTGGCACGGGTGTCGTGACCATCGGCGGCCTGCTCGGCATGGCGGCGCATCTGGAAAACAAGGGCGTCACCACGCTCGACGTGACCGGCTTGGCGCAAAAGGGTGGCGCGGTGACGAGCCACGTACAGATCGCGCTGCAACCGGACGACATCCACGCCACGCGCATCGCCATGGGCGACGCACGCGTGGTGATCGGTTGCGACGCGATCACCACCGCCACCGACGACACGCTGTCGCGCGTGCAGCACGGTGTGACGAACATCGTGGTGAACAGCGCCCATACACCGACGGCCGACTTCATCCGCAACCCGAACTGGCGCTTCCCGGGATCGAGCACGGAGAACGATATCCGCGCCGCCGCCGGTGACAACGTCGATTTCGTCGACGCGAATCACCTGGCACTGCGTCTGCTCGGCGACACGATCTACACCAACCCGTTCGTGCTGGGCTTCGCGTGGCAGAAAGGCTGGGTGCCGCTCTCGTACGCGGCGCTCACGCGCGCCATCGAACTCAACGGCGTGTCGATCGAGAAGAACAAGCAGGCGTTCGAATGGGGACGCCGTGCCGCGCACGATCTCGCCAGCGTGCGCAAGCTCGCCCAGCAAGGGGAAACGCCGGAGTCCTCAGCCGCTGGCGGCAAGCTGATCACGCTGCATTCGCCCAAGGCGCTCGACGCGCTGATTCAACGCCGCTACGACCAGCTCGTCGCGTATCAGGATCGCGCGTATGCCGAACGCTTCAAGCAAACGGTCGATCGCGTGCGCACTGCCGAGTCGGCCATCGACAACGGCGCGTCGCAAATGCCGCTCACCGAAGCGGTTGCCCGCGCGCTCTACAAGCTCATGGCCTACAAGGACGAGTACGAAGTCGCACGCCTGTACACCGACCCGGCCTTCATGAAGAAGCTGAACGAGCAGTTCGAAGGCGACTTCTCGGTGCACTTCCACTTGGCGCCGCCGTCGCTCGCCAAGCACGACGACAAGGGGCATCTGATCAAGAAGTCCTACGGCCCGTGGATGATGAAGGCATTCGGCGTGCTGGCGAAGTTCAAGGGGCTGCGCGGTGGCGCGTTCGACATCTTCGGTCGCACGGAAGAGCGTCGCACCGAACGTGCGTTGATCGGTGAGTACGAGGCCTTGGTGAACGAACTGATCTCGCATCTGAACGAGCGCAACACGTCGCTGGCCGTGCAACTGGCTGAACTGCCGCAGGAGATTCGCGGTTATGGCCACGTGAAGGACCAGAACCTCGCCGCCACGCGCATCAAGTGGACGAAGCTGCTCACGCAGTTCCGCGATGGCAATGCGCATCGCGTTGCGGCCTGA
- a CDS encoding NADP-dependent malic enzyme, which produces MDKPDLKESALAYHEFPRPGKISVTPTKPLSNQIDLSLAYSPGVAYACEAIAEDPLAANRYTSRSNLVGVITNGTAVLGLGNIGPLAAKPVMEGKGCLFKKFAGIDVFDIELAEHDPDKLVEAIAMLEPTLGGINLEDIKAPECFYIEKKLRERMKIPVFHDDQHGTAIIASAAILNGLKVVGKDIGNVKLVCSGAGAAAIACLDLLVNLGLKKENILVLDSKGVIHTGRDKLDESKARYAVATEARTLADASNGADVFLGCSTAGVLTGDMVKTMGPSPLILALANPEPEIRPEIAKAARPDCIVATGRSDYPNQVNNVLCFPFIFRGALDVGATTITEEMKLATVRAIAELAQEEEQSEEVARAYEGQSLEFGPEYIIPKPFDPRLIIKIAPAVAQAAMDSGVATRPIKDMDAYREQLGGTVYRTGFIMRPVFAAARARFAADTAARIVFAEGEDERVLRAAQFVLAERIAKPIIIGRPAVVEMRLQKIGSKLKPGVDFEIVNPEDDARYQRCWQEYHNLGARHGVTPEVAKAAMRKDNTLIGSILVHLGEADGMICGMIDTYHRHLDVVDQVLGRAEGVSNYAAMNLLMLEKRNLFISDTYVNETPTSEQLAEMTVLAAKEIERFGIAPKVALLSNSNFGSVKSASAQRMARACELLAARAPSLEVDGEMHGDAALSESVRRAAYPASRLSGEANLLVMPNVEAANITYNLLKMTGGEGVTVGPFLLGCAKPVHILTPAATVRRIINMTAVAAANVVR; this is translated from the coding sequence ATGGACAAACCTGACTTGAAAGAAAGCGCTCTGGCGTACCACGAATTTCCCCGCCCGGGCAAAATCTCGGTGACGCCGACGAAGCCGCTGTCGAACCAGATCGATCTGTCGCTGGCTTACTCGCCGGGCGTGGCCTACGCCTGCGAAGCGATCGCCGAAGACCCCCTCGCCGCTAACCGCTACACCTCGCGCAGCAACCTCGTGGGCGTGATCACCAACGGTACCGCCGTGCTGGGTCTGGGCAATATCGGCCCGCTCGCCGCCAAGCCGGTGATGGAAGGCAAGGGCTGCCTGTTCAAGAAATTCGCAGGCATCGACGTGTTCGACATCGAACTCGCCGAACATGACCCGGACAAGCTCGTCGAAGCGATCGCGATGCTCGAGCCGACGCTCGGCGGCATCAACCTCGAAGACATCAAGGCGCCCGAGTGCTTCTACATCGAGAAGAAGCTGCGCGAGCGCATGAAGATCCCCGTCTTCCACGACGATCAGCACGGTACCGCCATCATCGCGTCGGCCGCGATCCTCAACGGCCTGAAGGTCGTGGGCAAGGACATCGGCAACGTGAAGCTGGTCTGCTCGGGCGCCGGCGCTGCCGCCATCGCCTGTCTGGACCTGCTGGTGAATCTGGGCCTGAAGAAAGAGAACATTCTGGTTCTCGACTCGAAGGGCGTGATTCACACCGGCCGCGACAAGCTCGACGAGAGCAAGGCGCGCTACGCCGTGGCGACCGAAGCCCGCACGCTGGCTGATGCGAGCAACGGCGCCGACGTGTTCCTCGGCTGCTCGACCGCAGGCGTGCTCACCGGCGACATGGTCAAGACCATGGGCCCGAGCCCGCTGATTCTCGCGCTCGCCAACCCCGAGCCGGAAATTCGCCCGGAAATCGCCAAGGCCGCTCGCCCGGATTGCATCGTGGCCACCGGCCGTTCGGACTATCCGAACCAGGTGAACAACGTGCTGTGCTTCCCGTTCATCTTCCGCGGCGCGCTCGACGTGGGCGCGACGACCATTACGGAAGAGATGAAGCTCGCCACCGTGCGTGCCATCGCCGAACTGGCGCAGGAAGAAGAGCAGAGCGAAGAAGTGGCGCGCGCCTATGAAGGCCAGTCGCTCGAATTCGGTCCGGAATACATCATTCCGAAGCCGTTCGATCCGCGCCTGATCATCAAGATCGCTCCGGCCGTCGCGCAAGCCGCGATGGACTCGGGCGTGGCGACGCGTCCGATCAAGGACATGGACGCCTACCGCGAGCAACTCGGTGGCACGGTCTACCGCACGGGCTTCATCATGCGCCCGGTGTTTGCCGCCGCGCGTGCCCGTTTCGCCGCCGATACGGCTGCCCGCATCGTGTTCGCCGAAGGCGAAGACGAGCGCGTGCTGCGCGCTGCCCAGTTCGTGCTGGCCGAGCGTATCGCCAAGCCGATCATCATCGGCCGTCCGGCCGTGGTGGAAATGCGTCTGCAAAAGATCGGCTCGAAGCTCAAGCCGGGTGTCGATTTCGAGATCGTCAATCCGGAAGACGACGCGCGTTATCAGCGTTGCTGGCAGGAATACCACAACCTGGGCGCCCGTCACGGCGTGACCCCGGAAGTGGCGAAGGCCGCCATGCGCAAGGACAACACGCTGATCGGTTCGATCCTCGTGCATCTGGGCGAAGCCGACGGCATGATCTGCGGCATGATCGATACGTACCACCGTCACCTCGACGTGGTCGATCAGGTGCTGGGCCGTGCCGAAGGCGTGAGCAACTACGCCGCGATGAACCTGTTGATGCTTGAGAAGCGCAACCTGTTCATCAGCGACACGTACGTGAACGAGACGCCGACGTCGGAGCAACTCGCCGAAATGACGGTGCTCGCCGCCAAGGAAATCGAGCGCTTCGGTATCGCCCCGAAGGTGGCGCTGCTCTCGAACTCGAACTTCGGCAGCGTGAAGTCGGCCTCGGCACAACGCATGGCGCGCGCCTGCGAACTGCTGGCCGCCCGTGCGCCGTCGCTGGAAGTGGACGGCGAAATGCACGGCGACGCCGCGCTGTCGGAGTCGGTGCGTCGCGCCGCTTACCCGGCCTCGCGTCTGTCGGGCGAAGCCAACCTGCTGGTCATGCCGAACGTAGAAGCAGCCAACATCACGTACAACCTGCTCAAGATGACGGGCGGTGAAGGCGTGACGGTCGGTCCGTTCCTGCTCGGCTGCGCCAAGCCGGTTCACATCCTGACGCCGGCGGCCACTGTGCGCCGCATTATCAACATGACCGCTGTGGCCGCTGCCAACGTGGTTCGTTGA
- a CDS encoding MFS transporter, with the protein MSNDSTSFPAAGAAPGHAHDNGYASRALWASAVGYAMDGFDLLILGFILPAIAADLSLTSAQSGALVTWTLIGAVVGGLVFGMLSDRYGRVRVLSWTILLFAVFTGMCALAQGYWDLLAYRTIAGIGLGGEFGIGMALAAEACAPARRARASSFVGLGWQAGVLAAALLTPVLLPVIGWRGMFAVGLLPAVVSFIMRRTLGEPELFIAQQKQPREHAPLKLLVKDCATTRASLGVAILCSVQNFGYYGLMIWMPSYLSKAFGYSLTKSAMWTAVTVLGMAFGIWLFGRLADRFGRRPTFIGYQIGAVVMVFVYAQLQSQFALLIGGAVMGMFVNGMIGGYGALISELYPTAARATAQNVLFNIGRAVGGFGPLAVGALAAAYSFKMALVFLASIYVLDIIATLFLIPERRGEALS; encoded by the coding sequence ATGTCCAACGATTCAACGTCATTCCCCGCCGCGGGCGCCGCACCGGGCCACGCGCACGACAACGGTTACGCCAGCCGGGCCCTCTGGGCATCGGCCGTCGGCTACGCGATGGACGGCTTCGACCTGCTGATCCTCGGCTTCATTCTTCCCGCGATTGCCGCTGACCTGTCGCTGACCAGCGCGCAGTCGGGCGCACTCGTCACGTGGACACTCATCGGCGCCGTCGTGGGCGGTCTCGTCTTCGGCATGCTCTCAGATCGCTACGGCCGCGTGCGCGTGCTCTCGTGGACGATTCTGCTGTTCGCGGTCTTCACCGGGATGTGCGCACTCGCGCAAGGCTATTGGGACCTACTCGCGTATCGCACCATCGCCGGGATCGGTCTGGGCGGTGAGTTCGGCATCGGCATGGCGCTGGCCGCAGAAGCCTGCGCACCGGCGCGGCGTGCGCGCGCGTCGTCGTTCGTGGGGCTGGGCTGGCAAGCCGGGGTGCTCGCCGCCGCGTTGCTCACGCCCGTGCTGCTGCCGGTCATCGGCTGGCGCGGCATGTTCGCGGTCGGCCTGCTGCCGGCGGTGGTGTCGTTCATCATGCGCCGCACGCTGGGCGAGCCGGAGCTCTTCATCGCGCAACAGAAGCAGCCGCGTGAACACGCGCCGCTCAAGCTGCTGGTGAAGGACTGCGCGACCACGCGTGCGAGTCTCGGCGTGGCCATTCTCTGTTCCGTACAGAACTTCGGCTATTACGGCCTGATGATCTGGATGCCGTCGTATCTGTCGAAGGCGTTCGGTTATTCGCTCACCAAGTCGGCCATGTGGACGGCAGTGACCGTGCTCGGCATGGCGTTCGGCATCTGGCTGTTCGGCCGTCTGGCCGATCGCTTCGGCCGCCGCCCGACGTTCATCGGCTACCAGATCGGTGCCGTCGTGATGGTGTTCGTCTACGCGCAGTTGCAATCGCAGTTCGCATTGCTGATCGGCGGGGCTGTGATGGGCATGTTCGTGAACGGGATGATCGGCGGCTACGGCGCACTGATCTCGGAGCTGTATCCGACGGCGGCGCGCGCCACGGCGCAGAACGTGCTGTTCAATATCGGCCGCGCCGTGGGCGGTTTCGGCCCGCTCGCGGTCGGTGCACTGGCGGCGGCGTACTCGTTCAAGATGGCGCTCGTGTTTCTCGCCAGCATTTACGTGCTCGACATCATCGCCACGCTGTTCCTGATTCCGGAGCGTCGCGGCGAGGCGCTTTCCTGA
- a CDS encoding orotate phosphoribosyltransferase gives MIGIDRQAISDITAKILLEVGAVHFNAEKPYIFTSGWASPVYTDCRKLISYPRVRRTLMDFAEAVLIEDVGCEQFDTVAGGETAGIPFAAWIADKLMLPMQYVRKKPKGFGRNAQIEGDLPEGSRVLLVEDLTTDGRSKINFCKALREAGASVNHVFVIFHYDIFPESRQVLKDIDVQLHSLATWWDVLRVAKQQNHFDTKTLDEVEKFLNAPAEWSGAHGGATSFPKD, from the coding sequence ATGATTGGCATCGACCGCCAGGCGATCTCCGACATCACCGCCAAAATCCTGCTCGAAGTGGGCGCGGTGCATTTCAACGCTGAGAAGCCGTACATCTTCACCTCGGGCTGGGCCAGCCCGGTCTACACCGATTGCCGCAAGCTCATCTCGTACCCGCGCGTGCGCCGTACGCTGATGGACTTCGCAGAAGCCGTGCTCATCGAAGACGTCGGCTGCGAGCAGTTCGACACGGTCGCTGGCGGTGAAACCGCAGGCATTCCGTTCGCTGCCTGGATCGCCGACAAGCTGATGCTGCCGATGCAGTACGTGCGCAAAAAACCGAAGGGTTTTGGCCGCAATGCCCAGATCGAAGGCGATCTGCCGGAAGGCTCGCGCGTGCTGCTGGTCGAAGACCTGACGACCGACGGCCGCAGCAAGATCAACTTCTGTAAGGCGCTGCGCGAAGCCGGTGCGAGCGTGAACCACGTGTTCGTGATCTTCCACTACGACATCTTCCCGGAGAGCCGTCAGGTGTTGAAGGACATCGACGTGCAACTGCACTCGCTCGCGACGTGGTGGGACGTGCTGCGCGTAGCCAAGCAGCAGAACCACTTCGACACGAAGACGCTGGATGAAGTCGAGAAATTCCTGAACGCACCGGCCGAATGGTCGGGTGCGCACGGTGGCGCAACGTCCTTCCCGAAGGACTGA
- the crcB gene encoding fluoride efflux transporter CrcB, translated as MFASVVAISMGAALGALLRWALSVQFNAILPTLPLGTLAANLGGGYLIGVAVALFSQFPSIPAEWRLLIVTGFLGGLTTFSTFSAEVTTLLREGQLGWASMTVVAHVAGSLLMTLLGMASATYLVQWMRPAA; from the coding sequence ATGTTTGCTTCGGTCGTTGCCATCAGCATGGGCGCCGCCCTCGGGGCGCTGCTGCGCTGGGCGTTGAGCGTACAGTTCAACGCCATTCTGCCGACGCTTCCGCTCGGCACGCTCGCCGCCAATCTCGGCGGCGGCTACCTGATCGGTGTTGCGGTCGCGCTGTTCAGCCAGTTCCCCTCGATCCCCGCCGAATGGCGGCTGCTGATCGTCACCGGCTTTCTCGGCGGCCTCACCACGTTCTCGACCTTCTCGGCGGAAGTCACGACGCTGCTGCGCGAAGGGCAGCTCGGCTGGGCATCGATGACGGTCGTCGCCCACGTGGCGGGCTCGCTCCTGATGACGCTGCTCGGCATGGCGAGTGCGACGTACCTCGTGCAGTGGATGCGGCCGGCGGCCTAA